Proteins from a genomic interval of Lolium perenne isolate Kyuss_39 chromosome 1, Kyuss_2.0, whole genome shotgun sequence:
- the LOC127327321 gene encoding peroxidase 1 gives MASRVLMVALLLAAVAVSCTKAQLKEKFYSETCPSVEDVVRKEMAKALSAAPSLAGPLLRMHFHDCFVRGCDGSVLLDSANKTAEKDAKPNQTLRGFDFVERVKAAVEKACPDTVSCADVLALMARDAVWLSKGPFWEVPLGRRDGSVSISNETNQLPPPTANFTVLTQLFAAKNLDTKDLVVLSAGHTIGTSHCFSFSDRLYNFTGRVNPSDIDPTLEPQYMARLKNKCASLNDNTTLVEMDPGSFRTFDLDYFKNVVKRRGLFHSDGALLTNSFTRAYVQRHAGGGYKEEFFADFAASMIKMGNADVLTGSQGEIRKKCSVVNH, from the exons ATGGCTTCGAGGGTTCTGATGGTGGCGCTGCtgctggcggcggtggcggtgtcgtgTACCAAGGCGCAGCTAAAGGAGAAGTTCTACAGCGAGACGTGCCCCAGCGTGGAGGACGTCGTCCGGAAGGAGATGGCGAAGGCGCTCTCCGCCGCGCCCAGCCTAGCCGGCCCGCTCCTCAGGATGCACTTCCACGACTGCTTTGTCAGG GGTTGCGACGGCTCGGTATTGCTGGACTCCGCCAACAAGACGGCGGAGAAGGACGCGAAGCCCAACCAGACGCTGCGCGGCTTCGACTTCGTGGAGAGGGTGAAGGCCGCCGTGGAGAAGGCTTGCCCTGACACCGTCTCCTGCGCGGACGTGCTCGCCCTCATGGCCAGGGACGCGGTCTGGTTG AGCAAAGGGCCATTCTGGGAAGTTCCTCTGGGCCGTCGTGATGGCAGCGTGTCCATCTCCAACGAGACCAACCAGCTGCCTCCCCCGACAGCCAACTTCACCGTGCTCACCCAGCTCTTCGCCGCCAAGAACCTTGACACGAAGGACCTCGTCGTCCTCTCCGCCGGTCACACGATCGGGACATCCCACTGCTTTTCCTTCTCCGACCGTCTCTACAACTTCACCGGCAGGGTCAACCCCAGTGACATCGACCCCACGCTGGAGCCGCAGTACATGGCGCGGCTGAAGAACAAGTGCGCCAGCCTCAACGACAACACCACGCTCGTGGAGATGGACCCCGGGAGCTTCAGGACCTTCGACCTTGACTATTTCAAGAACGTCGTGAAGCGTAGGGGACTCTTCCACTCTGATGGCGCACTGCTTACCAACTCATTCACCCGTGCCTACGTCCAGCGCCACGCTGGTGGTGGCTACAAGGAGGAGTTCTTCGCCGACTTCGCCGCCTCCATGATCAAGATGGGAAACGCCGACGTGCTCACCGGCAGCCAGGGCGAGATCAGGAAGAAGTGCTCCGTGGTTAACCATTGA